The genomic window CCAGCTCGGGCCGGAACTCGAACACTTCTCGCCCGCTCACCTGTTCCAGACGATACACTTCCATCAGTTTAGTCACACTGATTTACTCACACTGTGTTTGCAagaagttttattaaaaaaaatgcatgaactGTACTGCCCCCTGCTGCTCCACTCAGCTCACTGCAATGTGTTTCAAAAGGTAGCAGCATTATTCACAAGGTGTCTGGGTTTCAGTCAGATCAGAGAAGTTTGGGTGGTTCAGTGGATTCAGAGATGTTTAGGGGGTTTAGTCAGATTCAGAGACGTCTGCAGAGGCTCAGTCAGATCAGAGACGTCTGCAGAAGTTCAGTCAGATCAGAGACGTCTGGGGAGGGTTAAGTCTGATCAGAGACATCTTGGGTGGGTTCAGTCAGATCGGAAATATTTAGGGGGATTTAGTCAgattaaagaagtttgggcaGTTCAGTCAGATCAGAGACGTCTGAGCGGGGGTTCAGTCAGATCAGAGACGTCTGCAGAAGTTCAGTCAGATCAGAGACGTCTGAAGGGGGTTCAGTCAGATCAGAGACGTCTGCAGAAGTTCAGTCAGATCAGAGACGTCTGGTGACGGGTTCAGTCAGATCAGAGATATTTAGGGGGATTTAGTCAGATCAGAGACGTCTGAGGGGGGTCTAGTATAATCagaagtgtatgtgtataatatgCAGTAATCTCTGATTTACCCCAAGAGATTTTCCGGCTTTAAAGTCTGCCTTCTTCCTCTCCATGTCCTGCAGGGCTTTAGCGATCTTATCCtgcctcttcctcttcttccagGCCAGGAACGTCTCCAGAGTGATACGTGTCACATTTATCCCCAGAGCTGCtcgctaaaacacacacattttctagAATAATTATGTACTTTACataccaaaataataataacaataattgtggaaatataattaatgaacattttttcctaaaagtagtttgaaattattattttagaagaacagtaaaatgtaaatcttttcatttattgACTTTTCAAATtactattttcttattttttattgtgtattatgctccttttttatttgtgtataaacatgtactgctgaatacatttgtaaaaactGCGACATATTTCTGGTTAAATGTATTGACagtgattattttattgtaattttagcACTGTAACTGtcttcaatttaaaaaagtgttaattttaTGCACTGAAGGAGGTTCTAAGGAACATTCTGTCCAAATTTGGGTCAAGTGCTGCAAATACTCTAGCGCCACCACCAGGTCAAATCGGAGTCTCACttgagagaatttttttttaaatggtcagGACCTTTGAACCGTGTCCAAAATGTGAAATCCAGAACTGCTAAAACCATCTTAAAACTTCAATAATCCAGATATTTTGTCCAATTTTCAAACATTAAGGTCATCCATAATGAATTAAGAAATATAAAGCTGCCAAACATGCTCTATTAAAGCATCGACTTGGAGAACTGATAGATAATTCGGTCATCTTATTCAGGACCAGGACCTACGGCCATGTGACAATCTTTAGCACCACCTACTAGTCGAAATTAACAATAACATGCTACAACTGCTTACATCCAACCATTTTTAATGCTGCTGCTGTCAAACTGTCAAATCTTCACCGGATCCTCCTGAAACCCTGCTGTTCATCTAGATCTTCAGTCAGCTTTTgcagatttaattttattcattttattcattaacattaacattaattttACTCACCTCGTTCTCGATGAGTTCCTCCAGTGAGATCTCCTCCTCCTCgttttcctccttcttcttgtCTTTCTTCAAGACGAAGCCAACGGGGAGGGCATGTCGATACATACAGGTGTCTCCACCAGCAGGACACACCCAGAACCACCCGTACTTATTATTCTCTATAGCCTCCAGGAAGTActtacacacctacacacacacacacacacacacacacacacacacacacacacacacacacacacacacacacacacaataactatACTTATTATTCTCTATAGCCTCCAGGAAGTActtacacacctacacacacacacacacacacacacacacacacacacacactaactatACTTATTATTCTCTATAGCCTCCAGGaaatacttacacacacacacacacacacacacacacacacacacacacacacacacacacacaataactatACTTATTATTCTCTATAGCCTCCAGGaagtactacacacacacacacacacacacacacacacacacacacacacaataactatACTTATTATTCTCTATAGCCTCCAAGAagtactaacacacacacacacacacacacacacacacacacacacacacacacaataactatACTTATTATTCTCTATAGCCTCCAAGAAGTactaacacacacctacacacacacacacacacacacacacacacacacacacacacacacacacacacacacacacacacacaataactatACTTATTATTCTATAGCCTCCAAGAAGTactaacacacacctacacacacacacacacacacacacacacacacaataactatACTTATTATTCTCTATAGCCTCCAGGAagtactctctcacacacacacacacacacacacacaataactatACTTATTATTCTCTATAGCCTCCAGGAAGTactcacacctacacacacacacacacacacacacacacacacacacacacacacacacacaataactatatttattattctctATAGCCTCCAGGAAGtactcacacacctacacacacacacacacacacacacacacacacaataactatACTTATTATTCTCTATAGCCTCCAGGAAGTactcacacctacacacacacacacacacacacacacacacacacacacacacacaataactatACTTAATATTCTCTATAGCCTCCAGGaagtactctcacacacacacacacacacacacacacacacacacacacacacacacacacacacacacacacacacacacacacaataactatACTTATTATTCTCTATAGCCTCCAGGAagtactctctcacacacacacacacacacacacacacacacacaataactatACTTATTATTCTCTATAGCCTCCAGGAagtactctctcacacacacacacacacacacacacacacacacacacacaataactatACTTATTATTCTCTATAGCCTCCAGGaagtactctcacacacacacacaataactatACTTAATATTCTCTATAGCCTCCAGAagtactaacacacacacacacacacacacacacacacacacacacacacaataactatACTTATTATTCTCTATAGCCTCCAGAagtactaacacacacacacacacacctacacacacacacacacacaataactacACTTATTATTCTCTATAGCCTCTAAGAagtactaacacacacacacacacacacacacacacacacacacacacacacacacacacacacacacacacacacacacacaataactatACTTATTATTCTCTatagcaggggtggccaaccagtcagagatcgagagccacatttttgactgtgttaccgcaattttttacaaggggccacatgagaaacctgaattgtgtcagagggccacaccaacgataatattttagggatgcaccgaaatgaaaattcaattcaaaaggcaatgaaatccataattttttgtgttctgccttttgcctcggcaccatcactggaaaactttcctgccttttcaaaaacgtcctctacagacggagtgcgcatgctcggattgactttacttttctgcgccgcgttcttctcatatttagaaggcgatcgggatgtttggatttcaggtgataaattaaacctgacttggagaaactctttgcagatacacccctcttgaaatttcagcattgcatgttttgcacatcgctctccacacaccgcagacatgttgctcttatccagataaccgtgtgctgctgcgcttttttattgcgtcattataattgtgtttctgcgtgttgtttcggtgatttaggtatttccgaaaattctcggtgcatccctgtaatttatgattggcctcatgccaaggtctgatataccgcaaagtttcccagtaggggcaagctcatttaagtcttaaaaataccgtattgaacttaagcaaagcgaacacgcacattaaaactcaaacacacacaaacttcgatatgaatgtaagagccgcatgaaaccagccaaagagcagCATGCGGTGCGCGAGccacgggttggccacccctgatctatAGCCTCCAGGAAGTACTcgcacacctacacacacacacacaataactatACTTATCCTCTATAGCCTCCAAGAagtacttacacacacacacacacacacacacacacacacacacacacacacacacacacactctcaaaatGCAGACAAATATTTGGTTCATGTGTTACTTTCCAAATACTTATTACAGATCAACACTGATCATTTGCATAAAATTCTACAGGATGTTCTAAGGAGAATTCAGACATAAAAAACAACCTACGAAGAACCCCTGATGAGAACCTCTGAGAGGAACCCATGAAGAGAACGCAAAGAGAACCCACGAGGAGAACATACGATCTGAGTCTTGGCCTTCTTCTTCTCAGCCTCTCCGTGCTTCTTGTTGACAACTTCTTCCAGCTTCTTCTCATCCCAGAACTCCATTGTGTCTGTGTTTCAGAAGAGAAAaattatttcacacacacacacacacacacacacacacacacacacacacacacacacacacacacacagagatggaCACTTACCTTTCTCCAGCTCGTCCTCTCggacatccacatacacactgcgttTCTCACACTTCCTGTCCAGACTGAGGTCGTGAGAGAACTTGCACTTATCTCCTTTAGTGCACTGGCCTTGTTTAAAGAACGCACACAAAACCGACTTCGGATCCACACCTgaggaaccacacacacacacacacacacacacacacacacacacacacacacacacacacacaatcagatgTCGGTCTCTCCCTAACAGTCGCTCTCTGAGACGTCTGTCTGTCCCTAACAGTCGCTCTCTCTCAGACGTCTGTCTGTCCCTAACAGTCGCTCTCTCTCTGAGGCGTCTGTCTGTCCCTAACAGTCGCTCTCTCAGACGTCTGTCTGTCCCTAACAGTCGCTCTCTCTCAGACGTCTGTCTGTCCCtaacagtctctctctcagacGTCTGTCTGTCCCTAACAGTCGCTCTCTCTCAGACGTCTGTCTGTCCTAACAGTCGCTCTCTCAGACGCCTGTCTGTCCCTAACAGTCTCTCTCAGACGTCTGTCTGTCCCTAACAGTCGCTCTCTCTCAGATGTCTGTCTCTCActaacagtctctctctctgagacATCTGTCTGTCCCCAACAGTGCTCTCTCAGACGTCTGTCTGTCCCCAACAGTCGCTCTTTCTGAGACGTCTGTCTGTCCctaacagtctctctctctgagacGTCTGTCTGTCCctaacagtctctctctctctctctctctctctctctctctctctctgagacgTCTGTCTCTCCctaacagtctctctctctctgagacaTCTGTCTCTCcctaagtctctctctctctctctctgagacgTCTGACTCTCCctaacagtctctctctctgagacGTCTGACTCTCCctaacagtctctctctctctgagactgtctctctccttctctctcacctTTGCTGACTTTCTGTGCAGCCACTACAGGTTTGAAGAGTTCGTTCAGCTCTGAGATATCCTTCTTCTTGTCTCCTTTCTTAGTCTTGTCTGCTTCAGCAGCAATCTGTAAAATAGAGTTCAGAACAACTGATtctgctcaaacacacacagagcactgaaacacacacacacacacagagcactgaaacacacacacacacacacagagcactgaaacacacacacagagcactgaaacacacacacacagcactgaacacacacacacacacacagcactgaaacacacacacacacacacagcactgaaacacacacacacacacacagcactgaaacacacacacacacagcactgaaacacacacacacagcactgaaacacacacacacacagcactgaaacacacacacacacagcactgaaacacacacacacacagcactgaaacacacacacacacacactgaaacacacacacacacacagcactgaaacacacacacacagcactgaaacacacacacacacacagcactgaaacacacacacacacagcactgaaacacacacacacagcactgaaacacacacacacacacacacacacacacagcactgaaacacacacacacacagcactgaaacacacacacacagcactgaaacacacacacagcactgaaacacacacacactgaaacacacacacagcactgaaacacacacagcactgaaacacacacacagcactgaaacacacacacacacacacagcactgaaacacacacacacagcactgaaacacacacacagcactgaaacacacacacacacacacacactgaaacacacacacacacagcactgaaacacacacacacacacacagcactgaaacacacacagcactgaaacacacacacagcactgaaacacacacacacacagcactgaaacacacacacacagcactgaaacacacacacacacacagcactgaaacacacacacacacagcactgaaacacacacacacacagcactgaaacacacactggaGATGGGAAGAACGGATCATCTTAGTGAACTGATTCTTTAAATCTCGTTCATTAAAATGAATCATTTTCGAATCACTTGTGGAGATACTTTCATAAACgaatcatctcacacacacacacacacacacagctgtatctCACCTGGCGTGCGTTCTGTTGTCCATGTTTCACCTGATGTGTGACGGCTTTGATGAACTTCTGCTGTTTGGCTCCTTTTTTATTCTTCAGTCCAAAAGTCTTGTCCTaccacacacaccattataatTTAACATAACTAGCCTGATTAAGTAGGATAAACTATCCATGTTTAAACAGATACTAAAACAATCTTGTTATAAATATCcggtttattttaatgaatgaatctgTACGATTTTAACGttttaatagtttatatatagtttAGTGAGGCGTGACAGGGGCGCGCGCACGTTAGCACACTGCTAGCCGCCATATTTGCTAGCTGTCCTCGCTAAACCCTCTGCATGTTGAAAAACGAAACTTTCATTtagaaagaaatacagaatTAACTCGAAACTTATTCctgatttattcttatttttcatCATTATTCACGCGGCGCTCGCGCTCATCGGCTGTCTAGCTAGCGGGTTGTGTTGGCGACTGGTGAGTTCATATTAGGAGCGTTACGTTTCACACCCGTTTCCGGGCACCTCCCGCCCCCTGTGATTTGATTAGCTCAGAACCCAGACTCGAGCCACGCGCTACGTTATTGACCAATCGTAGCGCGGTACACTGAACGGTATTATCCAATTGTAGAGCAGCTTTTAGTAGAAACGGGTAGGTTTTGAAAGGAGAGAAGCTAGCTAAAGCGCTAGGCCGGAGTGTAAGCATGGCGGCTCTGTGTGTGAGCCACTGAGCTCCTCTCCGCTACACTCACTTCAAtaattttctccttcttcttttcctgggTCTTCTTATTGCCCGTGGGCTGAGGTGCTTTCTTCGGCGGCATGTCTATGGCGGTGTCTCGGTGATTAACCCACACCGAGGTCCAGCTGCTGTGCTCCGCGGCGCTCGCGTCAATCTGCCCCTGCGTACACCAAGGCACAATGTTCACGACCAGTAGTGCACCCCCGCGCAGAGCATCAGGGGTAATACGGGCGGCGTGCAGTTTGTGTTGGTACACGGGTGTGGAAGTGACTCAGAGTCCAAGTTCAATAAAAATCTACAACAAAAATCAAATCTTCATCCCACAATCATCAAGAAACAGATTTACAGTTCTGTATTACCCAAAATCATCATTTAATTTCTGAATAGTGACTAATTACTATAACCCCTGGAACTGAGGCTAATCTGACCTGGGGCTAGCAAATAGAGACGAATAACCTAATAAAATTAAGTCAAggataaaggaaaataaagtgaatacaaataaagtgaaatgtaaaacaaaattaaattaccCTTCTGCCTTATTTACCTCATCTTACCCCCgtcttacccttctgcctcatttacctcatcttacccctgtcttacccttctgcctcatttacctcatcttacccctgtcttacccttctgcctcatttacctcatcttacccctgtcttacccttctgcctcatttacctcatcttacccctgtcttacccttctgcctcatttacctcatcttacccctgtcttacccttctgcctcatttacctcatcttacccctgtcttacccttctgcctcatttacctcatcttacccctgtcttacccttctgcctcatttacctcatcttacccctgtcttacccttctgcctcatttactcatcttacccctgtcttacccttctgcctcatttacctcatcttacccctcttacccttctgcctcatttacctcatcttacccctgtcttacccttctgcctcatttacctcatcttacccctgtcttacccttctgcctcatttacctcatcttacccctgtcttacccttctgcctcatttacctcatcttacccctgtcttacccttctgcctcatttatctcatcttacccctgtcttacccttctgcctcatttacctcatcttacccctgtcttacccttctgcctcatttacctaatcttacccctgtcttacccttctgcctcatttacctcatcttacaccctgtcttacccttctgcctcatttacctcatcttaccccctgtcttacccttctgcctcatttacctcatcttacccctgtcttacccttctgcctaatttacctcatcttaccccgtcttacccttctgcctcatttacctcatcttacccctgtcttacccttctgcctcatttacctcatcttaccccgtcttacccttctgcctaatttacctcatcttaccccgtcttacccttctgcctcatttacctcatcttacccctgtcttacccttctgcctcatttaTCTCATCTTACCCCgtcttacccttctgcctcatttatctcatcttacccctgtcttacccttctgcctcatttacctcatcttacccctgtcttacccttctgcctcatttacctcatcttaccccgtcttacccttctgcctcatttacctcatcttacccctgtcttacccttctgcctcatttaTCTCATCTTACCCCgtcttacccttctgcctcatttacctcatcttacccctgtcttacccttctgcctcatttacctcatcttaccccgtcttacccttctgcctcatttacctcatcttacccctgtcttacccttctgcctcatttacctcatcttacccctgtcttacccttctgcctcatttacctcatcttaccccgtcttacccttctgcctcatttacctcatcttacccctgtcttacccttctgcctcatttacctcatcttacccctgtcttacccttctgcctcatttacctcatcttacccctgtcttacccttctgcctcatttacctcatcttacccctgtcttacccttctgcctcatttacctcatcttaccccgtcttacccttctgcctcatttaTCTCATCTTACCCCgtcttacccttctgcctcatttatctcatcttacccctgtcttacccttctgcctcatttacctcatcttacccctgtcttacccttctgcctcatttacctcatcttaccccgtcttacccttctgcctcatttacctcatcttacccctgtcttacccttctgcctcatttaTCTCATCTTACCCCgtcttacccttctgcctcatttacctcatcttacccctgtcttacccttctgcctcatttacctcatcttaccccgtcttacccttctgcctcatttacctcatcttacccctgtcttacccttctgcctcatttacctcatcttacccctgtcttacccttctgcctcatttacctcatcttaccccgtcttacccttctgcctcatttacctcatcttacccctgtcttacccttctgcctcatttacctcatcttacccctgtcttacccttctgcctcatttacctcatcttacccctgtcttacccttctgcctcatttacctcatcttacccctgtcttacccttctgcctcatttacctcatcttaccccgccttacccttctgcctcatttacctcatcttaccccgtcttacccttctgcctcatttaactcatcttacccctgtcttacccttctgcctcatttacctcatcttaccccgtcttacccttctgcctaatttacctcatcttaccccgtcttacccttctgcctcatttacctcatcttacccctgtcttacccttctgcctcatttaTCTCATCTTACCCCgtcttacccttctgcctcatttacctcatcttacccctgtcttacccttctgcctcatttacctcatcttaccccgtcttacccttctgcctcatttacctcatcttaccccgccttacccttctgcctcatttacctcatcttacccctgtcttacccttctgcctcatttaTCTCATCTTACCCCgtcttacccttctgcctcatttacctcatcttacccctgtcttacccttctgcctcatttacctcatcttaccccgtcttacccttctgcctcatttacctcatcttacccctgtcttacccttctgcctcatttacctcatcttacccctgtcttacccttctgcctcatttaccTCATCTTTCCCCCgtcttacccttctgcctcatttacctcatcttaccccctgtcttacccttctgcctcatttaACTCATCTTACCCCctgtcttacccttctgcctcatttacctcatcttaccccctgtcttacccttctgcctcatttacctcatcttacccccgtcttcaaatcaaaatcaaatcaaatcaaattttatttctcacatacacatacatacagagtacgacatgcagtaaaatgctttatacgactgtcTGGCATGAGgaaataggatggggagaaaaataacacaaaacaaagaaacaataaGAAAGATAAACaaagagtataaactatataaaatatataaagatataaagatatatataaggaaaaagtgtatatacagtgtatgcttatgtacagtaaacagtaatcacataaggtggttgatgttATTGTCCTTAAAGtaactgtgtgtggtgtggtataaagtgacagtgtgtggtaaggtgtggtataaagtgacagtgtgcggtatggtgtggtataaagtgacagtGTGCggtgtgatgtggtataaagtgaccgtgtgcggtggtgtggtataaagtgacagtGTGCggtgtgatgtggtataaagtgactgtgtgcggtatggtgtggtataaattGACAGTGTGCgatgtggtgtggtataaagtgtctgtgtgtggtatggtgtggtataaagtgacagtgcggtgtgatgtggtataaagtgaccgtgtgcggtatggtgtggtataaagtgacagtgtgcggtgtggtgtggtataaagtgactgtgtgtggtatggtgtggtataatatGATCGTGTGCgatgtggtgtggtataaagtgaccgtgtgcagtatggtgtggtataaagtgtgtgtggtgtggtataaagtgaccgtgtgcggtatggtgtggtataaggtGAACGTGtgctgtgtggtgtggtataaagtgaccgtgttaGGAAGTTCTCCtctctagctcgaaggaccatataaggattttcactatctggtgtgtgctgatcaggggattgtactcgccccagcgcgtcagtaaaaacatgatacaggattcagaacactcaactttac from Silurus meridionalis isolate SWU-2019-XX unplaced genomic scaffold, ASM1480568v1 Scaffold70, whole genome shotgun sequence includes these protein-coding regions:
- the zc3h15 gene encoding zinc finger CCCH domain-containing protein 15 — its product is MPPKKAPQPTGNKKTQEKKKEKIIEDKTFGLKNKKGAKQQKFIKAVTHQVKHGQQNARQIAAEADKTKKGDKKKDISELNELFKPVVAAQKVSKGVDPKSVLCAFFKQGQCTKGDKCKFSHDLSLDRKCEKRSVYVDVREDELEKDTMEFWDEKKLEEVVNKKHGEAEKKKAKTQIVCKYFLEAIENNKYGWFWVCPAGGDTCMYRHALPVGFVLKKDKKKEENEEEEISLEELIENERAALGINVTRITLETFLAWKKRKRQDKIAKALQDMERKKADFKAGKSLGVSGREVFEFRPELVDDDDEEADDTKYAEEDDELTEEVGEEEECQDIDVARFVLKEVDDTGITVAAADRFSSRVQPNGGRDDNKLSEASGGVENGEDHTLEEDGTSTNSDGGGGEEAESEAVPVDENLFTGEDLDELEEELNTLDLDE